A stretch of Cucumis sativus cultivar 9930 chromosome 2, Cucumber_9930_V3, whole genome shotgun sequence DNA encodes these proteins:
- the LOC101210629 gene encoding CASP-like protein 2C1 has product MGFGDVKTEGILRFCAIILLVLSVLLLGFDKETVQIFHVDKKASFKSLRALVIIIYVDSMAAGYNILQLCKCWIFAQPKGISKLGTHFHIYLFWLSFFLDQVAAYLTFASNTAGMEAALLAVTGAHDFQWMKLCNRFHRFCYQVGGAFLCGYAAFFALLLISFISAFNLFRHYSPNHFLRLKSSNNNK; this is encoded by the exons ATGGGGTTTGGGGATGTAAAAACTGAAGGGATTCTGAGATTTTGTGCCattattttgttggttttatCAGTTTTGTTGCTAGGTTTTGATAAGGAAACTGTTCAAATCTTTCATGTCGACAAGAAAGCCTCTTTCAAAAGTCTGCGTGCTCTTGT aataattatatatgtggATTCAATGGCAGCTGGCTACAACATTCTTCAACTATGcaaatgttggatttttgcTCAGCCAAAAGGAATATCCAAATTAGGGACACACTTtcatatatacttattttggctttctttctttcttgatcAA GTAGCTGCATATCTCACATTTGCATCGAACACGGCGGGGATGGAGGCGGCCCTTCTGGCAGTGACCGGAGCTCATGACTTCCAATGGATGAAGCTATGCAACAGATTCCATAGATTTTGCTACCAAGTTGGAGGAGCTTTTCTTTGTGGCTATGCAGCTTTCTTTGCATTGCTTCTCATTTCCTTCATCTCTGCCTTCAATTTGTTTAGGCATTATTCACCAAACCACTTCCTTAGACTAAAATCTTCCAACAACAACAAGTGA